In Microbacterium soli, a single window of DNA contains:
- a CDS encoding alpha-ketoacid dehydrogenase subunit beta: protein MAQLTLGKALNAGLRQAMRDDDRVVLLGEDIGTLGGVFRITDGLLEEFGAQRVIDTPLAESGIIGTSVGLAFRGYRPVVEIQFDGFIYPAFDQIVSQVAKLHYRTQGSVKMPITIRVPWAGGIGAAEHHSESPEAYFVHTAGLRVVAVSDPQDAYRCLRQAIASDDPVLFFEPKRLYHHKGEVDLASPLADAPPLGLAKVVRRGADATVIAYGAMVRTALDAAEAAEDEGISLEVIDLRSLSPVDYETVNASVRRTGRVVVAHEASREAGVGAEIIAGITEFCFEYLESAPLRVTGHDIPYPPAKLEKFHLPDLDRILDAVDRVLDRPSSISGVKGAQL from the coding sequence ATGGCGCAGCTGACGCTGGGCAAGGCGCTCAACGCAGGGCTGCGGCAGGCCATGCGCGACGACGACAGGGTCGTGCTGCTGGGGGAGGACATCGGCACCCTCGGCGGCGTGTTCCGCATCACGGACGGCCTGCTGGAGGAGTTCGGCGCCCAGCGGGTCATCGACACGCCGTTGGCGGAGTCCGGCATCATCGGCACGTCGGTGGGGCTGGCGTTCCGCGGGTACCGTCCGGTGGTCGAGATCCAGTTCGACGGCTTCATCTATCCCGCCTTCGATCAGATCGTCTCGCAGGTCGCCAAGCTGCACTACCGCACGCAGGGCAGCGTGAAGATGCCGATCACGATCCGGGTTCCCTGGGCCGGTGGCATCGGCGCCGCCGAGCACCACTCCGAATCACCCGAGGCCTACTTCGTGCACACCGCCGGTCTTCGCGTGGTCGCCGTGTCGGATCCGCAGGACGCCTACCGCTGCCTGCGCCAGGCCATCGCCAGCGACGACCCCGTGCTGTTCTTCGAGCCCAAGCGGCTGTATCACCACAAGGGGGAGGTGGATCTGGCGTCTCCTCTTGCGGATGCTCCTCCCCTGGGACTGGCGAAGGTCGTGCGCAGAGGCGCCGACGCGACCGTCATCGCCTACGGCGCCATGGTCCGCACCGCCCTGGACGCCGCCGAGGCGGCCGAGGATGAGGGGATCTCCCTGGAGGTCATCGACCTGCGTTCGTTGTCTCCGGTCGACTACGAGACCGTCAACGCTTCGGTGCGCCGCACCGGACGCGTCGTCGTCGCCCACGAGGCGTCGCGCGAGGCGGGTGTCGGTGCGGAGATCATCGCCGGCATCACCGAGTTCTGCTTCGAATACCTCGAGTCGGCGCCGCTGCGGGTGACCGGCCACGACATCCCGTACCCGCCGGCGAAGCTGGAGAAGTTCCACCTGCCCGATCTGGACCGCATCCTCGATGCGGTGGATCGCGTCCTGGATCGTCCCAGCAGCATCAGCGGCGTGAAGGGAGCACAGCTGTGA